A genomic region of Catalinimonas niigatensis contains the following coding sequences:
- a CDS encoding nicotinate phosphoribosyltransferase encodes MKITKELYSSSLALFTDLYQLTMAYGYWKSGIAEKEAVFNLFFRKNPFNGGFTINCGLDYVIDYINNFQFSEADLSYLSTLKSSNGEALFSEAFLKYLSELKLTLDIEAISEGEAVYPHEPIIRVKGPILQCQLLESPLLNIINYQTLIATKAARIFNVAKGDAILEFGLRRSHGIDGAIAASRAAFIGGCSSTSNVLAGKLFGIPVSGTHAHSWVMAFDDELASFKAYAEAMPDNCILLVDTYNTIEGIRHAIKVGHMLKKKGKKLLGVRIDSGDLAYFSIQARQMLDEAGFTDTSIVASNDLDENIISSLRTQDARINVWGIGTKLVTAYDQPALGAVYKLSAIKNDKDQWEYKIKLSEQAVKVNNPGIQQIRRFYSTDENGQRVPMADMLFDVLTPLTEKHKIIDPMDLTRRKIIKAEGLEYEDLLKPIFKGGKSVYESPDIHKLKERTIQSLTELPLGVKRLVNPHSYPVGLEEKLYKLKTDLVLKLRNLNEDSE; translated from the coding sequence ATGAAAATTACCAAAGAGTTATACAGCAGCTCATTGGCGCTGTTCACTGATCTTTATCAGTTGACGATGGCTTATGGCTATTGGAAATCTGGAATTGCGGAAAAAGAAGCCGTTTTTAATTTATTTTTCAGGAAAAACCCTTTCAATGGAGGGTTTACCATCAACTGCGGACTTGACTATGTAATTGATTATATCAACAATTTTCAATTCAGTGAAGCAGATCTATCCTATCTATCTACACTAAAAAGTAGTAATGGGGAAGCCTTATTCAGTGAAGCATTCTTAAAATATTTAAGCGAATTAAAATTAACCCTGGATATAGAGGCAATTTCTGAAGGGGAAGCTGTATATCCTCACGAACCTATTATACGTGTCAAAGGGCCCATTCTTCAGTGTCAGTTATTAGAGTCTCCTCTACTCAATATCATTAACTACCAGACACTCATTGCTACCAAAGCTGCCCGGATTTTTAATGTAGCCAAAGGAGATGCCATTTTAGAGTTTGGACTAAGAAGATCGCATGGAATAGATGGTGCTATTGCGGCTAGTCGGGCGGCATTTATTGGAGGCTGTTCCTCTACTTCCAATGTGCTGGCTGGCAAGTTATTCGGCATTCCGGTAAGCGGTACTCATGCCCACAGCTGGGTGATGGCATTTGATGATGAACTGGCTTCCTTTAAAGCGTATGCTGAGGCAATGCCTGATAATTGTATCCTTTTGGTAGATACCTACAATACGATTGAAGGAATCAGACATGCGATCAAGGTAGGGCATATGTTGAAAAAGAAGGGAAAAAAGCTTCTGGGAGTAAGAATTGATTCCGGTGATTTGGCTTATTTCAGCATACAGGCAAGGCAGATGCTGGATGAAGCGGGCTTTACGGACACCTCCATCGTTGCCAGTAATGATCTGGATGAAAATATCATTAGCAGCCTTCGAACACAAGATGCCCGTATCAATGTATGGGGCATTGGTACCAAACTGGTAACAGCTTATGATCAGCCCGCTTTGGGGGCAGTATACAAACTGTCTGCGATCAAAAATGATAAAGATCAATGGGAATACAAGATCAAACTGTCAGAACAGGCAGTGAAAGTAAATAACCCCGGTATTCAGCAAATCAGAAGATTTTACTCAACAGATGAAAACGGGCAGAGAGTTCCTATGGCTGATATGCTGTTTGATGTGTTGACTCCTCTTACTGAAAAACATAAGATTATTGATCCCATGGATTTGACCCGTCGTAAAATCATCAAAGCCGAAGGTCTTGAATATGAGGATTTGCTAAAACCGATTTTTAAAGGAGGTAAATCTGTTTATGAATCTCCTGATATTCATAAACTAAAGGAGAGGACCATTCAGAGTTTAACCGAACTTCCTCTCGGTGTCAAAAGGTTAGTGAACCCTCACAGCTATCCGGTAGGATTGGAAGAGAAGCTGTATAAATTAAAAACAGATTTGGTGTTAAAGTTGCGTAACCTGAATGAAGATAGCGAGTAA
- a CDS encoding Cbp1 family collagen-binding glycoprotein adhesin, with the protein MKAQLRNFAIVSALGIGMFSCENKEMKDQISQLSLEKLQLERKYESKDSSLTAFIKSFAEIESNLSEIREREMNIQLTREKNVSTEDLKGLIREDIEEINRLLIENKEKIGELNAQLKYSGRQNAKLKSSLEELQAGLTAKIDEKEAQIATLSQELNGMKVRVEELNTSLASLHEDNMQKEQTITTKIDELNTAYFVAGSYKQLRDNEVLSKKGGFLGLGKTEVLKEDFNKQQFNQIDIRETLSFPVEGKEVELVTRHPSDSYRLEKVEEEKLNLVVSNPEKFWESSKYLVMVVK; encoded by the coding sequence ATGAAAGCCCAACTCAGAAATTTTGCCATCGTATCAGCTTTAGGAATAGGAATGTTTTCTTGTGAAAACAAGGAAATGAAAGACCAGATCAGCCAGCTTTCACTGGAAAAACTTCAACTTGAAAGAAAATATGAAAGTAAAGATTCTTCCCTTACAGCATTCATCAAATCCTTTGCTGAAATAGAAAGTAATCTTAGCGAAATCCGGGAGCGTGAAATGAATATTCAGCTTACCAGAGAAAAAAATGTTTCTACTGAAGATCTGAAAGGCCTTATCCGGGAAGATATAGAGGAAATAAATCGCTTGTTGATTGAAAATAAAGAAAAAATAGGTGAGCTAAATGCACAACTTAAATATTCAGGAAGGCAGAATGCTAAACTTAAATCTTCTTTGGAAGAACTTCAGGCAGGCTTGACAGCTAAAATTGATGAGAAAGAAGCACAAATTGCCACACTTTCCCAAGAATTGAATGGAATGAAAGTTAGAGTTGAGGAATTGAATACTAGTCTGGCTAGTCTTCATGAAGATAACATGCAAAAAGAGCAAACCATTACTACTAAAATAGATGAACTAAATACTGCTTATTTTGTCGCCGGTTCTTACAAACAGCTCAGAGACAATGAAGTATTGAGTAAAAAAGGTGGTTTTTTAGGTCTGGGAAAAACAGAAGTTCTTAAAGAAGATTTTAATAAGCAGCAATTTAACCAGATTGATATACGTGAGACTTTATCTTTTCCAGTAGAGGGGAAAGAAGTTGAATTGGTAACACGCCACCCTTCTGACTCCTATCGTCTGGAGAAGGTTGAAGAAGAAAAATTAAATCTGGTGGTTTCTAATCCTGAAAAGTTTTGGGAATCCTCAAAATATCTGGTCATGGTAGTTAAGTAA
- a CDS encoding vWA domain-containing protein, with product MKKFSLFFFLLLCFSIVQAQVQIQRPAEKTRMLFLLDASGSMYANWGNSIRMDIAKNMLVELVDSLKADKDLELALRVYGHQFNLRYKNCQDSKLEVPFAAGNHDRLIAKLKQIQPSGVTPIAYSLEQAANDFTNDPNYRNVVIIITDGIESCGGDPCAVSLALQEKNIFLKPFVIGLGMDKDYKDEFACVGQYFDARNASDFRLVLNKVLKQSLETTTVSVELLDINNQPNETNVNVTFINNFTKAPIYDFVHFRDAQGRPDSVVLDAVLSYDVVVNTLPPVVKRNVTFEGGKHNVLPIKSPQGTLQLSQRGHTEYAKGVTALIRQNGKQEILNVQSVSTPEKYLVGTYDIEVLTLPKTYFKDVKIEPNTVNQLTIPGPGVLNANIVTKGYGSLYKLHDNGYQEWIYDLDPNETRFTLAMQPGRYKLVFRAERSFGSKYTEVKEFKIESGATVSVRFFAP from the coding sequence TTGAAAAAGTTTAGTCTATTTTTTTTTCTACTTCTATGCTTCAGCATAGTACAGGCACAAGTACAAATTCAACGTCCGGCTGAGAAGACCCGCATGTTGTTTTTGCTGGATGCCTCTGGCAGTATGTATGCCAATTGGGGCAATAGTATAAGAATGGATATTGCCAAGAATATGCTGGTGGAACTGGTAGACTCCCTCAAAGCTGACAAAGATCTGGAACTGGCTCTCAGGGTGTATGGACATCAGTTTAATTTGCGCTACAAAAATTGCCAGGATAGTAAGCTGGAAGTGCCTTTTGCCGCAGGCAACCATGACCGGCTTATTGCCAAGCTCAAGCAAATACAACCTTCGGGGGTAACTCCCATTGCTTATTCTCTGGAGCAAGCGGCAAATGACTTTACCAATGATCCCAATTACCGCAATGTGGTGATCATCATTACCGATGGGATTGAGTCATGTGGAGGTGATCCTTGTGCTGTATCTCTGGCACTTCAGGAGAAAAATATTTTTTTAAAGCCCTTTGTGATCGGTTTGGGCATGGATAAGGATTATAAGGATGAGTTTGCCTGTGTAGGACAATACTTTGATGCCAGAAATGCCAGCGATTTCCGGCTGGTATTAAATAAAGTGCTGAAACAGTCTTTGGAAACTACTACCGTCAGCGTTGAGCTTCTGGATATTAATAATCAGCCCAATGAGACTAATGTCAATGTGACCTTTATTAATAATTTTACCAAAGCGCCTATTTATGACTTTGTGCATTTTAGAGATGCGCAAGGTCGTCCTGATTCCGTAGTGCTTGATGCAGTACTTTCTTATGATGTGGTAGTGAATACACTGCCTCCGGTAGTGAAAAGGAATGTTACTTTTGAAGGAGGAAAGCATAATGTGCTTCCCATCAAATCTCCTCAAGGTACGCTTCAGCTTTCACAAAGAGGGCATACTGAGTATGCAAAAGGGGTAACTGCGCTGATCAGGCAAAATGGAAAACAGGAAATTCTAAATGTACAAAGTGTATCTACCCCTGAAAAATATCTGGTAGGTACATATGACATTGAAGTGTTGACCTTGCCTAAAACTTATTTTAAAGATGTAAAAATAGAGCCCAACACTGTCAATCAACTTACGATTCCTGGTCCAGGTGTGCTCAACGCCAATATCGTTACCAAAGGTTATGGTAGTCTTTATAAGCTTCATGACAATGGCTACCAGGAATGGATTTATGATCTTGACCCCAATGAGACTCGCTTCACTTTGGCTATGCAGCCGGGGAGGTACAAATTGGTGTTCAGGGCGGAGCGTTCTTTTGGAAGTAAATACACTGAAGTAAAAGAATTTAAAATTGAGTCAGGCGCCACAGTTAGTGTCAGGTTTTTTGCTCCTTAA
- the bcp gene encoding thioredoxin-dependent thiol peroxidase, with product MSLQIGDQAPDFEAKNQKDQIVKLSDFRGKKVVLYFYPKDNTSGCTAQACNLRDNYAALNQAGYEVIGVSKDGVKSHQKFVEKQDLPFTLIADEDTAINQAYGVWKEKSMYGKKYMGTARTTFLIDEEGKIKEIIEKVDTKAHTSQILK from the coding sequence ATGTCATTACAAATTGGCGATCAGGCCCCGGATTTTGAAGCAAAAAACCAAAAGGATCAAATCGTAAAGCTGTCTGATTTTCGTGGAAAAAAAGTAGTCCTGTATTTTTATCCCAAGGATAATACTTCGGGATGTACTGCCCAGGCCTGTAACCTTAGGGACAACTACGCTGCGCTCAACCAGGCAGGTTATGAAGTCATTGGCGTAAGCAAAGATGGGGTCAAGTCCCATCAGAAGTTTGTTGAAAAGCAAGACTTACCCTTTACGCTAATTGCTGATGAAGATACTGCCATTAATCAGGCTTATGGTGTCTGGAAAGAAAAATCCATGTATGGAAAAAAATATATGGGAACAGCGCGTACTACTTTTTTGATTGATGAAGAGGGAAAGATTAAAGAAATTATTGAAAAAGTAGACACCAAAGCGCACACATCCCAGATTTTGAAGTAA